From the genome of Triticum aestivum cultivar Chinese Spring chromosome 3B, IWGSC CS RefSeq v2.1, whole genome shotgun sequence, one region includes:
- the LOC123066264 gene encoding anther-specific protein RTS produces the protein MSVQHLPTPHTRDKTRSRVPTQRTMARTGATTTAAAALLLLALVATSAAAVDAAAGGYEMNAAAAAGGRRSVRAQPAGLTQCMGGCGTKVASCLLDCYNTSTGGTMPICYLGCTNNAVFCATDCTTQGL, from the coding sequence ATGTCTGTGCAGCATCTCCCCACACCGCACACACGAGACAAGACAAGGAGCAGAGTACCTACGCAACGCACGATGGCACGCACCGGCGCCACGACGACAGCTGCCGCGGCGCTGCTCCTGCTGGCGCTGGTGGCCACCAGCGCCGCCGCGGTCGACGCGGCCGCTGGTGGCTACGAGATgaatgctgctgccgctgccggcgGTCGCCGCAGCGTCCGGGCCCAGCCGGCGGGGCTGACGCAGTGCATGGGCGGGTGCGGGACGAAGGTCGCATCGTGCCTCCTCGACTGCTACAACACGTCCACCGGAGGGACCATGCCCATCTGCTACCTCGGATGCACCAACAACGCCGTCTTCTGCGCCACCGACTGCACCACCCAGGGGCTCTGA